One window from the genome of Magnolia sinica isolate HGM2019 chromosome 4, MsV1, whole genome shotgun sequence encodes:
- the LOC131243622 gene encoding soluble inorganic pyrophosphatase 4, whose product MTPTIETPPNAFDSHTAHPPLNERILSSMSRRSIAAHPWHDLEIGPGAPTIFNCVVEIGKGSKVKYELDKKTGLIKVDRILYSSVVYPHNYGFIPRTLCEDSDPLDVLVLMQEPVLPGCFLRAKAIGLMPMIDQGEKDDKIIAVCADDPEYRHYTDIKELPPHRLAEIRRFFEDYKKNENKEVAVDKFLPATTAYEAIQHSMDLYATYIVESLRR is encoded by the exons ATGACTCCAACGATTGAAACTCCTCCAAATGCATTTGATTCGCACACAGCGCATCCGCCCCTCAATGAAAGAATACTTTCGTCTATGTCCAGGAGATCAATTGCTGCACACCCTTGGCATGATCTGGAGATAG GACCTGGAGCTCCAAcaattttcaactgt GTGGTGGAAATTGGGAAAGGGAGCAAGGTGAAATATGAGCTGGACAAAAAAACTGGGCTGATTaag GTGGATCGCATACTATACTCATCGGTTGTGTATCCCCACAACTATGGTTTCATCCCGCGCACTCTCTGTGAGGATAGTGACCCCTTGGATGTTTTAGTCCTCATGCAG GAACCAGTCCTTCCTGGCTGCTTTCTCCGGGCTAAAGCCATAGGCCTCATGCCTATGATTGATCAG GGAGAGAAGGATGACAAAATAATCGCAGTGTGTGCTGATGATCCCGAATACCGACATTACACTGATATCAAAGAGCTTCCACCTCATCGTTTGGCCGAGATCCGGCGCTTCTTTGAAGACT acaagaaaaatgaaaacaaggaAGTTGCAGTTGACAAATTCCTGCCAGCCACAACTGCTTACGAAGCCATCCAACACTCTAT GGATCTGTATGCAACCTATATAGTGGAGAGCCTGAGAAGGTAA